One window from the genome of Lepisosteus oculatus isolate fLepOcu1 chromosome 21, fLepOcu1.hap2, whole genome shotgun sequence encodes:
- the c21h11orf58 gene encoding small acidic protein isoform X1 — MSSSEDHQHGTKRPASPNEHGSSSWDSVDLGTDERKQKFLRLMGAGKKEHTGRIVIGDHKSTSHFRTGEEDKRMNSELEHQYQQGLDGKLSGRNKRHCGLGFSEPDSPEETQSTAESEKQGSPKGSINKPESKEETSSEQEEPSKQDDHTEDCADSKKEEKKSGYKMTFVKAS; from the exons ATGAGTTCCAGTGAGGATCATCAACACGGGACAAAAAGACCGGCGTCTCCGAACgaa cacGGGTCCAGCAGCTGGGATTCGGTGGATTTAGGTACCGACGAGCGGAAACAGAAGTTTTTGAGACTAATGGGAGCAGGAAAG AAGGAGCACACAGGACGCATTGTTATCGGAGACCACAAATCAACTTCACATTTCAGAACAG GGGAGGAGGATAAAAGAATGAATTCAGAGCTAGAACACCAGTATCAACAAGGCCTGGATGGAAAACTCTCAGGGAGGAATAAGAGGCATTGTGGCCTAGGCTTCAGTGAG CCCGATTCGCCTGAAGAGACCCAGAGCACGGCAGAGTCAGAAAAACAGGGCAGTCCAAAGGGCTCTATAAATAAACCCGAATCAAAGGAAGAGACTTCATCCGAACAAGAGGAGCCCAGTAAACAGGACGATCACACAGAAGACTGTGCAGACAGCAAAAAGGAAGAGAAGAAGAGTGGTTATAAAATGACATTTGTGAAGGCTTCGTAA
- the c21h11orf58 gene encoding small acidic protein isoform X2, with the protein MSVRLMRLLLKQHGSSSWDSVDLGTDERKQKFLRLMGAGKKEHTGRIVIGDHKSTSHFRTGEEDKRMNSELEHQYQQGLDGKLSGRNKRHCGLGFSEPDSPEETQSTAESEKQGSPKGSINKPESKEETSSEQEEPSKQDDHTEDCADSKKEEKKSGYKMTFVKAS; encoded by the exons cacGGGTCCAGCAGCTGGGATTCGGTGGATTTAGGTACCGACGAGCGGAAACAGAAGTTTTTGAGACTAATGGGAGCAGGAAAG AAGGAGCACACAGGACGCATTGTTATCGGAGACCACAAATCAACTTCACATTTCAGAACAG GGGAGGAGGATAAAAGAATGAATTCAGAGCTAGAACACCAGTATCAACAAGGCCTGGATGGAAAACTCTCAGGGAGGAATAAGAGGCATTGTGGCCTAGGCTTCAGTGAG CCCGATTCGCCTGAAGAGACCCAGAGCACGGCAGAGTCAGAAAAACAGGGCAGTCCAAAGGGCTCTATAAATAAACCCGAATCAAAGGAAGAGACTTCATCCGAACAAGAGGAGCCCAGTAAACAGGACGATCACACAGAAGACTGTGCAGACAGCAAAAAGGAAGAGAAGAAGAGTGGTTATAAAATGACATTTGTGAAGGCTTCGTAA